In one window of Legionella fallonii LLAP-10 DNA:
- a CDS encoding DegT/DnrJ/EryC1/StrS family aminotransferase yields MKINDLSARIDTNMNVINAAIQRVISSGYFILGPEVKRFEKAFADYLDVPYCIGLANGTDAIELALKSVEIQKDDIVATVANAGMYTTTAILGIGAQPFFLDVDLKTHNTTLTEVMRAIDAGVKAVVVTHLYGLATPQINEIAAYCEKKNVALIEDCAQAHGASIHGKRVGTFGDAASFSFYPTKNLGALGDGGAIITKHSDIAEKILRLRQYGWSDKYKVEVPGARNSRLDEIQAAILNALLPNLDEDNGRRRRIASQYIKRIKHPDIILPEEMKYEYVAHLFVLRTNRRDELRNHLKNVGISTEIHYPIPDHNQPIIHEMFRHLTLENTELLAKEILTLPCYPEMSDEQINLVIEGVNSWL; encoded by the coding sequence ATGAAAATAAATGATTTATCCGCTCGTATTGATACCAACATGAATGTTATTAATGCGGCAATTCAACGCGTAATTTCAAGTGGGTATTTTATTCTTGGACCCGAAGTAAAAAGATTTGAAAAAGCCTTTGCTGATTATTTAGATGTTCCATATTGTATTGGGCTTGCAAATGGTACGGATGCTATAGAACTTGCACTGAAATCCGTAGAAATACAAAAAGATGATATAGTCGCTACAGTCGCTAATGCTGGGATGTACACAACAACTGCCATACTAGGTATTGGAGCACAACCTTTTTTCCTTGATGTCGATTTAAAAACACATAATACAACACTAACAGAGGTTATGAGGGCTATCGATGCTGGTGTAAAAGCTGTTGTAGTCACTCACCTTTATGGGTTAGCAACACCACAAATTAATGAAATAGCCGCTTATTGTGAAAAGAAAAATGTGGCATTGATTGAAGATTGTGCTCAAGCACATGGTGCATCTATTCATGGAAAACGAGTGGGGACGTTTGGTGATGCTGCTAGTTTCAGTTTTTATCCAACTAAAAATTTAGGCGCCCTTGGTGATGGTGGAGCCATAATAACCAAGCATTCAGACATTGCAGAAAAGATATTGCGCTTACGCCAATATGGGTGGTCTGACAAATATAAAGTCGAAGTACCTGGCGCTCGAAACAGCCGTCTGGATGAGATACAAGCGGCGATATTAAATGCTCTTTTGCCTAATCTTGATGAGGATAATGGGCGTCGTAGAAGAATTGCATCACAATACATTAAGAGGATAAAACATCCTGATATCATTTTACCTGAAGAGATGAAATATGAGTATGTTGCTCATTTATTCGTACTCCGTACGAATCGTCGTGATGAATTGCGTAATCATTTAAAAAATGTAGGCATATCGACTGAGATACATTACCCGATTCCTGATCATAATCAACCTATTATCCATGAAATGTTTCGTCATCTGACGCTGGAAAATACTGAGTTGCTGGCTAAAGAAATTCTCACCTTGCCTTGCTATCCTGAAATGAGTGACGAGCAAATTAATCTGGTGATTGAAGGTGTTAACTCATGGCTATAA
- a CDS encoding glycosyltransferase family 2 protein → MAITQFSIVIPVYKNEKSIPRLIEELSKLNIALNNQIEAIFVIDGSPDQSYELLRNALNNLSFNAKLLIHSRNFGSFAAIRSGLQAANGKYFGIMAADLQEPPELLINFFQALSSDECDVAIGIRTSRNDPLLSRLFSKIFWDMYRRFIVKDMPAGGVDIFGCNHIFREQLLKLDESRSSLIALVFWLGFRRKFIPYERLARESGKSSWSLRKKMDYMMDSIFAFTDLPIRLLIRTGMIGCFISIILGGVVFISSIAGNITVSGYAATMLTLLFFGTINLLAIGLVGTYSWRGYENSKKRPLAIVSLVHENNREDRE, encoded by the coding sequence ATGGCTATAACGCAATTCTCTATTGTTATTCCGGTTTATAAAAATGAAAAATCTATTCCACGTCTTATTGAGGAATTATCTAAATTAAATATTGCATTAAACAATCAAATTGAAGCAATTTTTGTCATTGATGGCAGCCCAGATCAATCGTATGAGTTATTACGGAATGCACTTAACAATCTGAGTTTTAATGCGAAATTGCTGATACACTCTCGTAATTTTGGATCATTTGCTGCAATTAGAAGCGGACTGCAAGCTGCAAATGGTAAATATTTTGGAATAATGGCTGCAGATCTCCAAGAACCACCTGAGCTTTTAATTAACTTCTTTCAAGCACTCTCTTCTGATGAATGTGATGTTGCAATCGGTATAAGAACATCAAGAAACGACCCTCTATTATCTCGTCTCTTTTCAAAAATTTTTTGGGATATGTATCGTCGTTTTATTGTAAAAGATATGCCTGCTGGAGGAGTAGATATCTTTGGATGCAATCATATTTTTCGCGAACAATTGTTAAAATTAGATGAATCACGTTCCTCATTAATTGCGCTTGTTTTTTGGCTTGGGTTTCGGCGAAAATTTATCCCATATGAACGGCTTGCGCGAGAAAGTGGGAAGTCAAGCTGGTCGTTACGAAAAAAAATGGATTATATGATGGATAGTATTTTTGCATTTACCGATCTCCCTATTAGGCTTTTAATCAGAACTGGGATGATTGGTTGTTTCATTTCTATTATCTTGGGAGGAGTTGTTTTTATAAGTTCAATAGCTGGAAATATTACCGTCTCAGGTTACGCCGCTACGATGTTAACTCTGCTTTTTTTCGGGACAATCAATCTTTTGGCAATCGGATTAGTGGGAACTTACAGTTGGCGTGGGTATGAAAACAGCAAAAAAAGACCATTAGCAATTGTATCTCTAGTCCATGAAAATAATAGGGAAGACCGTGAGTAA
- a CDS encoding WxcM-like domain-containing protein, with the protein MSNISIHPTADVQTKFIGAGTTIWQNVVVLANARIGCDTNICAHCFIENDVVIRDRVTIKSGVYLWDGIHIDNDVFIGPNVTFTNDKFPRSKIYPEKFLQTFIHQEASIGGGAVILPGVTIGRGAMVGAGAVVTKSVPPYAIVHGSPARIMGYVNQTEPMKLHNKINVYSNNHDDIVKIGVGDVTLHRFKLVQDMRGNLSVGEFLKDIPFAPKRYFIVFDVPSQETRGEHAHRQCHQFLICVRGGCAVVADNGITRGEILLDAPNKGIYLPPLTWGIQYKYTSDAVLLVFASHAYDEKDYIRNYSDFLEITNRQLSNAEV; encoded by the coding sequence GTGAGTAATATAAGTATTCATCCAACAGCTGATGTTCAAACTAAGTTTATTGGCGCGGGTACCACCATTTGGCAAAACGTAGTTGTTTTAGCAAATGCGAGGATTGGTTGCGACACAAATATATGCGCGCACTGTTTTATTGAAAATGACGTAGTCATTAGAGACCGTGTGACCATTAAATCAGGAGTTTATCTTTGGGATGGCATACACATTGATAATGATGTTTTTATAGGTCCAAATGTCACGTTTACAAATGACAAATTCCCACGTTCAAAAATATATCCAGAGAAGTTTCTTCAGACCTTCATACATCAGGAAGCATCTATTGGGGGCGGTGCAGTGATACTTCCAGGGGTGACTATCGGTCGTGGTGCTATGGTAGGTGCTGGTGCTGTTGTGACTAAGTCAGTACCTCCTTATGCTATTGTTCATGGCTCTCCAGCACGAATTATGGGTTATGTTAACCAAACAGAGCCGATGAAGTTACATAATAAAATAAATGTTTATTCAAACAACCATGACGATATTGTAAAAATTGGAGTAGGCGATGTCACATTACATCGATTTAAATTGGTCCAGGACATGCGTGGAAATTTGTCTGTAGGAGAGTTTCTAAAAGATATCCCCTTTGCACCTAAGCGGTACTTTATTGTGTTTGATGTCCCCAGTCAAGAAACACGTGGAGAACACGCGCATCGTCAATGCCATCAATTTTTAATCTGTGTTAGGGGAGGTTGTGCTGTTGTTGCAGATAATGGCATAACACGGGGTGAGATCTTACTGGATGCTCCCAATAAAGGTATATATCTTCCTCCTCTAACGTGGGGGATACAATATAAATATACTAGTGATGCTGTTTTATTAGTATTTGCCTCCCATGCCTATGATGAAAAAGATTATATCCGAAATTATTCTGACTTTTTAGAAATTACAAACAGGCAATTGAGCAATGCAGAGGTATAA
- a CDS encoding GtrA family protein, with translation MQRYNLRKKSKKWFVFLLGGLLNTSISYLFYFLFLIILPYQVSYFLAFSIGIIFSYYYNSIIVFQADLSLKKFLSYPIIYVFQYIASAFALAIMVDVMKINEMYAPLFVSAILVPLSYTMSKIILSRAPNS, from the coding sequence ATGCAGAGGTATAATTTAAGAAAGAAGAGTAAAAAATGGTTTGTATTTTTGCTTGGCGGACTCTTAAATACCTCCATTTCTTACTTATTTTATTTTTTGTTTCTTATAATACTACCGTATCAAGTATCTTATTTTTTAGCGTTCTCTATTGGCATTATCTTTTCCTATTATTATAACTCCATTATTGTTTTTCAAGCGGATTTGTCCCTGAAAAAATTCTTATCCTATCCCATCATATATGTTTTTCAATACATAGCTTCTGCTTTTGCACTTGCAATAATGGTTGATGTCATGAAAATAAATGAAATGTATGCACCACTTTTTGTTTCTGCTATTTTAGTGCCCCTCAGCTATACTATGAGTAAAATCATATTATCTAGAGCACCAAATAGTTAA
- the rfbC gene encoding dTDP-4-dehydrorhamnose 3,5-epimerase, translating into MNILDTRIPEIKIIEPRIYGDERGFFYESFHTKRYEELLGIKDVFVQDNLSRSRKGVLRGLHYQSQQTQGKLVSVLAGEVFDVAVDIRIGSPTYGSWIGVILSGENRRQFWIPKGFAHGFYVLSPTADFFYKCTDYYHPQSELSINYLDPELAIDWPLDGDAQLSAKDIHADPLHKINPQLLPRYK; encoded by the coding sequence ATGAATATATTAGACACTCGAATACCTGAAATTAAAATTATCGAACCACGTATTTACGGTGATGAACGTGGTTTTTTTTACGAATCATTCCATACTAAACGATATGAAGAATTGCTTGGTATAAAAGATGTCTTTGTCCAGGATAATTTATCCAGATCGCGAAAAGGGGTCTTGCGAGGCCTCCACTATCAAAGTCAACAGACTCAAGGAAAATTGGTTTCTGTTTTGGCTGGTGAAGTTTTTGATGTCGCCGTTGACATCAGAATAGGCTCCCCGACTTATGGCTCATGGATTGGTGTCATTCTGTCTGGTGAAAATCGACGTCAGTTCTGGATTCCTAAAGGATTTGCTCATGGCTTTTATGTTTTGAGTCCTACCGCTGATTTTTTTTATAAATGTACCGATTATTATCATCCACAAAGTGAACTATCGATTAATTATCTGGATCCAGAATTAGCCATAGATTGGCCTTTGGATGGCGATGCTCAACTTTCAGCAAAAGATATACACGCGGATCCTTTACATAAAATAAATCCACAACTTTTACCGAGATATAAATGA
- the rfbD gene encoding dTDP-4-dehydrorhamnose reductase: protein MKILVMGAMGQVGSEIIRLFANTQHEVIACTRKELDCTNLSTVSSALLVIHPDLVINAAAYTAVDKAEDEANLAHLINADFVQQLARYCTQKQIPLIHLSTDYVFNGAKNGAYREMDLPDPQGIYAKSKFAGEQAIVSQLKEHIILRVSWVFGVYGNNFVKTILNLASSREELNIVADQWGRPTSARDIARVLLEIVEKINQSPFSDWGIYHYAGEGVTNWYEFSHTFIDLAKKKGASLAVTRLSPIKSEEYRTKAVRPKNSVLDTSKIGEILNISCHSWKDYLSEVVDDFIEKRKTVDVT, encoded by the coding sequence ATGAAAATACTGGTTATGGGAGCAATGGGCCAGGTTGGCTCAGAAATCATTAGGCTTTTTGCAAATACACAGCATGAGGTAATTGCTTGTACACGAAAAGAACTCGACTGTACTAACCTGAGTACTGTGAGTTCAGCTTTATTAGTGATTCACCCCGATCTAGTCATTAATGCAGCAGCCTATACTGCTGTAGATAAAGCCGAAGATGAAGCAAATTTAGCTCACCTAATTAATGCTGACTTTGTGCAGCAATTGGCTCGCTATTGTACACAAAAGCAAATACCGTTAATTCATTTATCTACCGATTATGTTTTTAATGGCGCCAAAAATGGTGCCTATCGTGAAATGGATCTTCCTGATCCTCAAGGTATTTATGCAAAATCAAAATTTGCTGGCGAACAAGCTATAGTATCACAACTAAAAGAACATATTATTTTACGTGTTAGTTGGGTTTTTGGAGTTTATGGTAATAACTTCGTTAAAACTATTTTAAATTTGGCTTCCTCTAGAGAAGAATTAAACATAGTAGCAGACCAATGGGGCAGGCCAACTTCTGCTCGCGATATAGCTAGAGTACTATTAGAAATAGTGGAAAAAATAAATCAGTCGCCTTTTAGTGATTGGGGAATTTATCACTATGCAGGTGAGGGTGTTACCAATTGGTATGAGTTCTCGCATACATTTATTGACTTAGCTAAGAAAAAAGGAGCTAGTCTTGCTGTAACTCGATTAAGCCCTATCAAATCTGAAGAGTATCGGACTAAAGCGGTAAGACCAAAGAACTCGGTTTTGGATACCTCAAAAATTGGAGAAATATTAAATATTTCCTGTCATAGTTGGAAAGATTATTTATCAGAAGTAGTAGATGATTTTATTGAAAAAAGGAAGACCGTAGATGTCACTTAA
- a CDS encoding acyltransferase family protein: protein MVGRRVFGLDVLRALAVLIVVYSHGELIKGNSSFLNQLYKLNMPIDGVTIFFVLSGFLIGHILLRAVAHGFFNIRSLFEFWIRRWFRTLPNYFMVLIWVLILEYDSLDKYTVIKFIFFLQNFSYPTPDIFLEAWSLSVEEWFYLLTPLLLFFFIKIKGLEHKKIILSWIFIVIIFSTFFRVYQAAHIVNFDNHLWDINIRKEVLTRLDSLMYGVLGAYLNRYHESSWSIWANKCFIIGIIMIFWGASAISAVVSHEFFSNYILLTLSPISILFLLPKLSAWNDSPILIKNIIVFISKISYSMYLIHFSLILLNLLPALVGCLPFYLGNYQDLVKYLMYWGLTISIAAMFYRYYEYPMTLLRDKFDFSQVSFAVRKHFTNTAA from the coding sequence ATGGTCGGGCGTCGTGTATTTGGCTTAGATGTTCTGCGTGCATTAGCTGTATTAATTGTAGTGTATTCGCATGGAGAGCTCATAAAAGGTAATAGTTCTTTCTTGAACCAGTTGTATAAACTTAATATGCCCATCGATGGTGTGACGATATTTTTTGTATTAAGTGGCTTTCTCATCGGGCATATTTTATTGAGAGCTGTTGCCCATGGTTTTTTTAATATACGATCTTTGTTTGAATTTTGGATAAGGCGCTGGTTTAGAACCTTACCAAATTATTTTATGGTACTGATATGGGTACTAATACTTGAATATGATTCTTTGGATAAATATACAGTCATTAAGTTTATTTTTTTTCTCCAAAATTTTTCCTATCCTACCCCCGATATATTTCTAGAAGCTTGGAGCTTATCTGTTGAGGAATGGTTTTATCTGCTTACTCCTCTTCTCCTATTTTTTTTTATAAAAATAAAAGGATTAGAGCATAAAAAAATAATTCTATCTTGGATATTTATAGTGATTATATTTTCCACCTTTTTTAGAGTGTATCAGGCAGCTCATATAGTAAATTTTGATAACCATTTGTGGGATATCAACATACGAAAAGAAGTTCTTACACGATTAGACAGTTTGATGTATGGGGTTCTTGGTGCTTATTTGAATCGTTATCATGAAAGCAGTTGGAGTATTTGGGCAAATAAATGCTTTATTATTGGTATCATCATGATTTTCTGGGGGGCATCTGCTATTTCTGCTGTAGTTTCTCACGAATTTTTTTCAAACTATATTTTATTGACCCTATCTCCAATAAGCATTTTATTCCTATTACCTAAATTATCGGCTTGGAATGACAGCCCAATCCTCATTAAAAATATAATCGTCTTTATAAGCAAGATTTCTTATTCTATGTACTTAATACATTTTTCTTTGATTCTCCTAAATCTTCTTCCTGCACTTGTAGGTTGCTTGCCATTTTATTTGGGAAATTATCAGGATTTAGTGAAGTATTTAATGTATTGGGGGCTTACAATTTCAATTGCAGCAATGTTTTACAGATATTATGAGTACCCAATGACTTTATTGCGTGATAAGTTTGATTTTAGTCAGGTTTCCTTTGCTGTTCGTAAGCATTTTACTAATACTGCTGCTTGA
- the rfbA gene encoding glucose-1-phosphate thymidylyltransferase RfbA yields the protein MKGIVLAGGSGTRLYPITQGISKHLLPIYDKPMIYYPLSVLMLAGIRDILLITTPEDYPSYQRLLGDGEQFGIKLQYALQPNPDGLAQAFIIGEEFIGQDNVCLVLGDNIFYGQSFTKKLQDVAARKTGATVFGYPVKDPSRFGVVAFDEQMKAISIEEKPANPKSNYAVTGLYFYDNQVIEIAKQVKPSYRGELEISCINQFYLECGNLNVELLGRGFAWLDTGTHESLLEACLFVQTIEHRQGLKIACLEEIAYKNNWISLEALENIGLKLSKNNYGAYLLELIKQGQVEKY from the coding sequence ATGAAAGGAATAGTTCTAGCTGGTGGCTCAGGCACTCGCCTTTATCCTATAACTCAAGGTATCTCAAAGCATTTGTTACCTATTTACGATAAGCCTATGATTTATTATCCTTTATCGGTATTAATGTTAGCGGGTATCCGTGACATTCTTCTTATTACAACTCCAGAAGATTATCCATCGTATCAGCGGTTATTGGGAGACGGTGAACAATTTGGAATAAAATTACAATACGCGTTGCAACCCAATCCAGATGGTTTAGCACAGGCCTTTATTATTGGTGAAGAATTTATAGGTCAAGACAATGTTTGTCTGGTACTAGGGGATAATATATTTTATGGTCAAAGTTTTACCAAAAAACTGCAAGATGTCGCTGCTCGTAAAACAGGAGCTACAGTTTTTGGCTATCCAGTAAAAGATCCTAGTCGTTTTGGCGTTGTTGCATTTGATGAACAAATGAAAGCAATATCAATAGAAGAAAAACCAGCTAACCCCAAATCCAATTATGCGGTCACTGGACTTTATTTTTATGATAACCAAGTGATAGAGATTGCAAAGCAGGTAAAACCCTCTTATCGCGGGGAGTTAGAAATATCGTGCATTAATCAATTTTACCTTGAGTGTGGTAATCTCAATGTGGAACTACTGGGGCGTGGTTTTGCATGGTTAGATACTGGAACTCATGAGAGCCTTTTAGAAGCCTGCTTATTTGTTCAAACTATTGAGCATAGACAGGGATTAAAAATTGCCTGCTTAGAAGAAATTGCTTATAAGAACAACTGGATAAGCCTTGAAGCGCTTGAAAATATTGGTTTGAAGTTGAGCAAAAATAATTATGGTGCATACTTGCTTGAACTGATTAAGCAAGGGCAGGTTGAAAAATATTAG
- the rfbB gene encoding dTDP-glucose 4,6-dehydratase: protein MKILVTGGAGFIGSAMVRYLIGNTADTVLNVDKLTYAGNLESLDSIIHSPRHIFQQIDIRSHDQINHVFSTFQPDAVMHLAAESHVDRSIDGPAEFIQTNIVGTYNLLEAARVYWQSLPIAERQSFRFHHISTDEVFGDLENTDEFFTETTPYAPSSPYSASKASSDHLVRAWHRTYGLPTIITNCSNNYGSYQHPEKLIPVIILNALEGRNLPIYGNGTQIRDWLYVNDHVRALYLVLKNGAVGSTYNIGGHNEKQNIEVVHTICDLLEELVPIKPQHISYYKDLITYVTDRPGHDLRYAIDAAKIQRELGWKPKETFETGMRKTVEWYLSHQTWCKNTLNKTLQQKQFRITDKELPA from the coding sequence ATGAAAATTCTAGTGACTGGTGGTGCAGGTTTTATTGGCTCGGCAATGGTTCGATATCTTATTGGGAACACTGCTGATACGGTACTCAATGTAGATAAATTGACTTACGCGGGAAATTTGGAGTCACTTGATAGTATTATCCATAGTCCACGCCATATTTTCCAACAAATAGATATTCGCTCTCATGATCAAATCAATCATGTATTTTCTACTTTTCAGCCCGATGCAGTCATGCATCTGGCGGCAGAAAGTCATGTTGATAGATCCATTGATGGGCCGGCTGAGTTTATTCAAACAAATATTGTGGGTACTTACAATCTTCTTGAGGCAGCACGAGTTTATTGGCAATCACTACCAATAGCAGAGCGTCAATCATTTCGTTTTCATCATATATCTACGGATGAAGTATTTGGTGATCTTGAAAATACAGATGAATTTTTTACAGAGACAACCCCTTATGCCCCAAGCTCTCCTTATTCGGCAAGTAAAGCCAGTTCCGATCATCTAGTAAGAGCATGGCATAGAACCTATGGATTACCTACGATAATAACTAATTGCTCTAATAATTATGGTTCTTATCAGCATCCTGAAAAATTAATTCCAGTCATTATTCTCAATGCATTAGAGGGAAGAAATCTTCCCATTTATGGTAATGGAACGCAAATTCGCGATTGGCTATATGTTAATGATCATGTTCGTGCTCTTTATCTTGTTTTAAAGAATGGTGCAGTAGGTTCTACTTACAATATTGGTGGCCACAATGAAAAACAAAATATTGAAGTAGTGCATACTATTTGCGACTTATTAGAAGAGTTAGTTCCTATAAAACCACAGCATATTTCTTATTATAAAGATTTAATAACTTATGTCACCGACAGACCAGGCCATGATCTTCGTTACGCGATTGATGCAGCAAAAATTCAACGTGAATTAGGATGGAAGCCTAAAGAGACTTTTGAAACGGGGATGCGCAAAACAGTGGAATGGTATCTGAGTCACCAAACGTGGTGCAAAAATACGTTGAATAAAACATTACAACAAAAACAATTCAGAATAACTGATAAGGAATTACCCGCATGA
- the hpnJ gene encoding hopanoid biosynthesis associated radical SAM protein HpnJ, with product MKTLFLQAPSYDGFDGGAGSRYQAKREIRSFWYPTWLVQPAALIPNSRVLDAPADNVSVAETLKLAQDYDLVIIHTSTPSFPTDTLFAQQLKEKKPSILIGMIGAKVAVDSHNSLSSNNVIDFVCREEFDLTCKDISEGKPFSEILGLSYRLPDGSIKHNDDRPPLENMDELPFVAPIYKRDLNINNYFIGYLKHPYVSIYTGRGCRSKCTFCLWPQTVGGHRYRVRSVENVLEEVKWIRDNMPEVKEIMFDDDTFTDFKPRVEEIARGLGKLGVTWSCNAKANVPYSTLKIMKENGLRLLLVGYESGDNQILLNIKKGLRTDIAQRFSQDCRKLGIKVHGTFILGLPGETQETIAKTIQYAKEINPHTIQVSLAAPYPGTTLYKQAVENGWLEENHNFNLVNSAGIQLAAIGYPHLPREEIHRQLENFYKQFYFRPSKIWEIVREMLVSWDMMKRRLREGVEFFRFLRARKA from the coding sequence ATGAAAACATTGTTTTTGCAAGCCCCATCATACGATGGATTTGATGGCGGTGCAGGTTCTCGATATCAAGCGAAGCGCGAAATTCGCTCATTTTGGTACCCAACATGGCTTGTGCAGCCCGCGGCCTTGATACCTAATAGTCGTGTGCTTGATGCACCTGCAGACAATGTATCTGTAGCTGAAACACTGAAGCTCGCTCAAGATTATGATCTGGTCATAATCCATACAAGCACTCCTTCATTCCCAACTGATACGCTTTTTGCACAACAGTTAAAAGAAAAGAAACCTTCCATTTTAATCGGGATGATTGGGGCTAAGGTTGCAGTAGATTCTCATAACTCCCTGTCATCAAATAATGTCATTGATTTTGTATGTCGGGAAGAGTTCGATTTGACCTGTAAGGACATCTCTGAAGGGAAGCCATTTTCGGAAATTTTAGGGCTGAGTTATCGTTTGCCTGATGGATCGATCAAGCATAATGATGATCGTCCGCCACTGGAAAACATGGACGAATTGCCCTTCGTTGCTCCTATTTATAAACGCGACCTCAATATTAACAATTATTTCATTGGTTATTTAAAGCATCCTTATGTATCTATCTATACTGGCCGTGGTTGCCGATCCAAATGTACTTTTTGCTTATGGCCACAGACAGTAGGCGGACACCGTTATCGCGTTCGTTCGGTAGAAAATGTTCTGGAAGAGGTTAAATGGATTCGTGACAATATGCCTGAAGTAAAGGAAATCATGTTTGACGATGATACCTTCACTGATTTCAAACCCCGAGTTGAAGAAATTGCGCGGGGACTTGGAAAATTAGGCGTCACTTGGTCTTGTAACGCTAAGGCAAATGTTCCTTACTCAACCTTGAAGATTATGAAGGAAAATGGACTACGTCTACTATTGGTTGGTTATGAGTCAGGTGATAATCAAATCTTGTTGAATATCAAAAAAGGCTTGCGTACCGATATTGCCCAGCGTTTTAGTCAAGATTGTCGTAAGCTCGGTATTAAAGTACATGGTACCTTTATTTTGGGATTGCCAGGTGAAACTCAAGAAACAATAGCAAAAACCATTCAATATGCTAAGGAAATTAATCCCCATACCATCCAAGTATCCCTTGCTGCTCCCTATCCAGGAACGACCTTATATAAGCAAGCAGTTGAAAATGGTTGGTTAGAAGAAAATCATAATTTCAATCTGGTTAATTCCGCCGGTATACAATTGGCGGCTATTGGTTATCCTCATTTACCGCGTGAGGAGATTCATCGCCAGCTTGAAAATTTTTACAAGCAATTCTATTTTCGCCCCTCAAAAATTTGGGAAATTGTAAGAGAAATGCTCGTAAGCTGGGATATGATGAAAAGACGTTTACGAGAAGGAGTTGAGTTTTTTCGTTTTTTGCGTGCCCGCAAAGCATAA
- the hpnI gene encoding bacteriohopanetetrol glucosamine biosynthesis glycosyltransferase HpnI has protein sequence MFYVILLLSIASSFYYIFAIYSTSRFFSLPSQSKTDFHPPISILKPVCGMESMAYENFASFCQQDYPEYQIIFGVRDADDPIVSVVNKIIADFPQKDIQLVICETSLGINPKISNLITMQKAAKYSFSLISDSDIRVGPTYLSETIQFMQDEQVGIVTCPYRSLAKTWRAKIGAVNDATEYMPGVFCAKQLDQIKWTLGCSVLIRETALNAIGGIQRVADYVAEDLLLGKHVTHIGYKIVLANYIVDHVIEHHSLRGIIRGKIRRDRGILTYNPWSYFSLLFTYGAALSMLLLLINHTSTIGVIVFGFVWITKLVMSWIISVKYLKDPSAKKWFWLSPLNDCISFMLWLYVFSASTIYWRGSYFKIGKDGRLVVCT, from the coding sequence ATGTTTTATGTAATCCTTCTTCTTTCCATAGCATCAAGCTTTTATTATATCTTTGCTATATATTCTACATCCCGTTTTTTTTCACTGCCATCTCAAAGTAAAACTGACTTTCACCCACCGATTAGTATTTTGAAACCTGTTTGTGGTATGGAGTCTATGGCTTATGAAAATTTTGCTTCTTTTTGTCAGCAAGATTATCCAGAGTATCAAATTATTTTTGGCGTAAGAGATGCAGATGATCCCATTGTCAGTGTGGTTAATAAAATCATTGCCGATTTTCCACAAAAGGATATTCAACTAGTCATTTGTGAAACATCACTGGGTATTAATCCCAAAATAAGTAATTTAATAACAATGCAAAAAGCGGCGAAGTATTCTTTTTCTCTTATTTCAGATAGTGACATTCGTGTTGGCCCAACCTATTTAAGTGAAACAATACAATTTATGCAGGATGAGCAGGTGGGTATTGTCACTTGTCCTTACCGTTCATTAGCAAAAACCTGGCGTGCAAAAATCGGAGCAGTCAATGATGCGACAGAATATATGCCAGGTGTTTTTTGTGCCAAGCAATTAGACCAAATCAAGTGGACCTTAGGTTGTAGCGTGTTAATTCGTGAAACAGCATTAAATGCCATTGGAGGCATACAACGTGTTGCCGATTATGTGGCGGAGGATTTGTTATTAGGAAAACATGTTACTCATATAGGATATAAGATCGTTTTGGCCAATTATATTGTTGATCATGTGATAGAACATCATTCGCTGCGCGGTATTATTCGCGGTAAAATTCGTAGGGATAGAGGAATACTAACTTATAACCCTTGGTCTTATTTTAGTCTTCTATTTACATATGGTGCGGCACTTAGTATGCTACTTTTGCTTATAAATCATACCTCAACGATAGGAGTGATTGTATTTGGCTTTGTATGGATAACAAAATTAGTGATGAGCTGGATAATCAGTGTCAAATACTTGAAGGACCCTAGTGCGAAGAAGTGGTTTTGGCTGTCACCATTAAATGATTGCATTAGTTTCATGCTTTGGTTGTACGTTTTTTCTGCAAGTACAATATATTGGAGAGGTAGTTATTTTAAAATAGGAAAGGATGGCAGGTTAGTTGTTTGTACTTGA